One window from the genome of Pyrus communis chromosome 16, drPyrComm1.1, whole genome shotgun sequence encodes:
- the LOC137720393 gene encoding transcription factor TGA1-like isoform X1, whose amino-acid sequence MNSPSTQFVTSRRMGVYEPIHQISMWDESFRSSGNFNASASMILDEDIKLDNQSEDTSHGILGPSSKCNQEATKPTDKVQRRLAQNREAARKSRMRKKAYVQQLETSRLKLVQLEQELDRARPQQGVYIGGGLDSNPLGFSGTINSGSAGVTTFEMEYRHWVEEQNRQICELRTALHAHISDVELQFLVDSGMNHYFELFSMKSTAAKADVFYVVSGVWKTSAERFFSWIGGFRPSEILKVLQPHLDPLTDQQALDVHNLRQSCQQAEDALSQGMDKLQHTLAETLAAGQLDEGSYVPQMANAMERLEALVSFVTQADHIRRETLQQMSHILTTRQAARGLLALGEYFRSLRDLSSLWATRPHEPA is encoded by the exons ATGAATTCTCCATCCACCCAGTTTGTCACCTCAAGAAGGATGGGAGTGTATGAGCCTATCCACCAAATTAGCATGTGGGATGAAAGCTTTAGGAGTAGTGGCAATTTTAATGCCTCGGCATCCATGATACTGGATGAAGACATTAAACTAGATAATCAG TCAGAGGACACTTCCCATGGAATTCTGGGACCTTCTAGCAAGTGTAACCAAGAAGCAACTAAACCTACGGACAAG GTACAAAGACGTCTTGCACAAAATCGGGAGGCTGCTCGTAAAAGCCGGATGCGAAAGAAG GCCTATGTTCAGCAGTTAGAAACAAGTCGTTTGAAGCTTGTTCAATTAGAGCAAGAACTTGACCGAGCAAGACCACAG CAGGGCGTGTATATTGGCGGTGGACTGGATAGTAATCCTCTTGGATTTTCTGGCACCATAAACTCAG GTTCTGCAGGCGtaacaacatttgagatggagTATAGACATTGGGTGGAAGAACAAAACAGGCAAATTTGTGAACTGAGGACTGCTTTGCACGCTCATATAAGTGATGTGGAGCTTCAATTCCTTGTGGATAGTGGCATGAATCACTATTTTGAGCTTTTCAGCATGAAATCAACTGCTGCGAAAGCCGACGTTTTCTATGTGGTATCCGGGGTGTGGAAAACATCAGCTGAACGGTTTTTCTCGTGGATTGGAGGGTTTCGCCCTTCAGAGATTCTTAAG GTTCTTCAGCCTCACCTTGACCCGTTGACAGACCAACAAGCTTTGGATGTTCACAACCTTAGACAATCATGTCAACAAGCAGAAGATGCTCTTTCGCAAGGTATGGATAAACTCCAGCACACTCTGGCCGAGACTCTGGCAGCTGGTCAACTGGACGAAGGCAGTTATGTCCCGCAGATGGCCAATGCCATGGAGAGATTGGAAGCTCTCGTGAGCTTTGTGACCCAG GCTGATCATATTCGGCGGGAGACCTTACAGCAGATGTCACACATCCTCACAACCCGCCAGGCTGCTCGAGGCCTTCTTGCCTTGGGAGAGTACTTCCGAAGCCTTCGGGATTTGAGCTCGCTCTGGGCTACTCGTCCTCATGAGCCTGCCTAA
- the LOC137720393 gene encoding transcription factor TGA1-like isoform X2 — MNSPSTQFVTSRRMGVYEPIHQISMWDESFRSSGNFNASASMILDEDIKLDNQSEDTSHGILGPSSKCNQEATKPTDKVQRRLAQNREAARKSRMRKKAYVQQLETSRLKLVQLEQELDRARPQGVYIGGGLDSNPLGFSGTINSGSAGVTTFEMEYRHWVEEQNRQICELRTALHAHISDVELQFLVDSGMNHYFELFSMKSTAAKADVFYVVSGVWKTSAERFFSWIGGFRPSEILKVLQPHLDPLTDQQALDVHNLRQSCQQAEDALSQGMDKLQHTLAETLAAGQLDEGSYVPQMANAMERLEALVSFVTQADHIRRETLQQMSHILTTRQAARGLLALGEYFRSLRDLSSLWATRPHEPA, encoded by the exons ATGAATTCTCCATCCACCCAGTTTGTCACCTCAAGAAGGATGGGAGTGTATGAGCCTATCCACCAAATTAGCATGTGGGATGAAAGCTTTAGGAGTAGTGGCAATTTTAATGCCTCGGCATCCATGATACTGGATGAAGACATTAAACTAGATAATCAG TCAGAGGACACTTCCCATGGAATTCTGGGACCTTCTAGCAAGTGTAACCAAGAAGCAACTAAACCTACGGACAAG GTACAAAGACGTCTTGCACAAAATCGGGAGGCTGCTCGTAAAAGCCGGATGCGAAAGAAG GCCTATGTTCAGCAGTTAGAAACAAGTCGTTTGAAGCTTGTTCAATTAGAGCAAGAACTTGACCGAGCAAGACCACAG GGCGTGTATATTGGCGGTGGACTGGATAGTAATCCTCTTGGATTTTCTGGCACCATAAACTCAG GTTCTGCAGGCGtaacaacatttgagatggagTATAGACATTGGGTGGAAGAACAAAACAGGCAAATTTGTGAACTGAGGACTGCTTTGCACGCTCATATAAGTGATGTGGAGCTTCAATTCCTTGTGGATAGTGGCATGAATCACTATTTTGAGCTTTTCAGCATGAAATCAACTGCTGCGAAAGCCGACGTTTTCTATGTGGTATCCGGGGTGTGGAAAACATCAGCTGAACGGTTTTTCTCGTGGATTGGAGGGTTTCGCCCTTCAGAGATTCTTAAG GTTCTTCAGCCTCACCTTGACCCGTTGACAGACCAACAAGCTTTGGATGTTCACAACCTTAGACAATCATGTCAACAAGCAGAAGATGCTCTTTCGCAAGGTATGGATAAACTCCAGCACACTCTGGCCGAGACTCTGGCAGCTGGTCAACTGGACGAAGGCAGTTATGTCCCGCAGATGGCCAATGCCATGGAGAGATTGGAAGCTCTCGTGAGCTTTGTGACCCAG GCTGATCATATTCGGCGGGAGACCTTACAGCAGATGTCACACATCCTCACAACCCGCCAGGCTGCTCGAGGCCTTCTTGCCTTGGGAGAGTACTTCCGAAGCCTTCGGGATTTGAGCTCGCTCTGGGCTACTCGTCCTCATGAGCCTGCCTAA